In Dioscorea cayenensis subsp. rotundata cultivar TDr96_F1 chromosome 11, TDr96_F1_v2_PseudoChromosome.rev07_lg8_w22 25.fasta, whole genome shotgun sequence, a single genomic region encodes these proteins:
- the LOC120271854 gene encoding trihelix transcription factor ASIL1 has protein sequence MASPSPSPSPSPSPPPASRTPSPLPVPPPPPPPSSSSSRRLPPPCWTNEETLALIESYRDKWYDLRRGNLRATHWQEVADAVAERCRNFAGATPKTSVQCRHKVEKLRKRYRAERQRSLNADPSATPSSPWVFFSHLHSMEIGPSNRAASDEEEEEVVDRRSAPTRSLHRLMENGGLKFKIPKAVRSKIVGSRPEDRPTPIQNPNPSSRSRLLGGFARMGPTMEEMRRKLDKSRRRSRGKDEGDAMAEVVSALRMLGDRFMRMEQMKMEQAREMERVRMEMELKRTEMVLDSQRRIVDAFVNGLLGKKRAKVSPES, from the coding sequence ATGGCTTCTccttctccctctccctctccttcCCCTTCCCCTCCTCCAGCCTCTCGAACTCCTTCTCCTCTCCCcgtccctcctcctcctccccctccctcctcctcctcctctcgcCGCCTCCCGCCGCCGTGCTGGACCAACGAGGAAACCCTAGCCCTGATCGAGTCCTACCGTGACAAGTGGTACGACCTCCGCCGTGGCAACCTGCGCGCCACGCACTGGCAAGAGGTCGCCGACGCTGTCGCCGAACGCTGCCGTAACTTCGCCGGCGCTACCCCTAAGACCTCCGTTCAGTGCCGCCATAAGGTTGAGAAACTTCGCAAGCGGTACCGTGCTGAGCGTCAGCGATCCCTTAACGCTGATCCCTCCGCCACCCCGTCCTCCCCTtgggttttcttttctcatctccATTCTATGGAGATCGGCCCCTCTAATCGCGCTGCCTCCgacgaggaggaagaggaggtggTGGATCGCCGCTCTGCGCCTACTCGTAGCCTTCACCGCCTGATGGAAAATGGAGGGCTTAAGTTTAAGATCCCTAAGGCGGTGAGGTCGAAGATCGTTGGATCTAGGCCTGAGGACCGGCCGACGCCgatccaaaaccctaaccctagctctAGGAGTCGCTTGCTCGGGGGTTTCGCGCGGATGGGGCCTACGATGGAGGAGATGAGGAGGAAGCTGGATAAGAGCAGGCGGCGGAGTAGGGGGAAGGATGAGGGCGATGCTATGGCGGAGGTGGTGTCGGCGCTGAGGATGTTGGGTGATAGGTTCATGAGGATGGAGCAGATGAAAATGGAGCAGGCCAGGGAGATGGAGAGGGTCCGGATGGAGATGGAGCTCAAGAGGACGGAGATGGTGCTTGATTCGCAGAGGAGGATTGTGGATGCTTTTGTCAAtggtcttctcgggaaaaagaGGGCTAAGGTTTCACCGGAGTCTTAA
- the LOC120272494 gene encoding uncharacterized protein LOC120272494: protein MAVARVQKMVLITVYEVKPRRRRLSFSKNHHARLRPSHQHSGGAYNRRAELLQYCQQLRAHGHQTGTTSRAIPRNQHTSNKIVPAYRNQSEYKKLSPRSGQYWKRLLLPNFVLRSLGNNRKKRMSESIRNTMNTIVRSFHMQKKPGFVVKFLSTFRRRR, encoded by the exons ATGGCAGTTGCACGAGTGCAGAAGATGGTCCTGATAACTGTGTATGAAGTAAAACCGAGAAGGAGAAGACTGTCCTTTAGCAAGAACCACCATGCTCGTCTTCGACCATCACACCAGCACTCTGGCGGTGCCTACAACCGGAGAGCTGAGCTTCTCCAATATTGCCAGCAGCTAAGGGCTCACGGGCACCAAACCGGCACCACCTCCCGAGCTATCCCCCGCAACCAACATACAAGCAACAAG ATTGTTCCAGCATATCGCAATCAGAGTGAATACAAGAAACTCTCGCCTCGGTCTGGACAATATTGGAAGAGGCTGCTGCTGCCGAATTTTGTTCTGAGATCACTTGGCAATAACAGGAAGAAGAGGATGAGTGAATCCATCCGCAACACTATGAACACCATTGTGAGAAGTTTCCAT ATGCAGAAGAAGCCGGGATTCGTTGTGAAGTTCCTTTCCACATTTCGACGGAGAAGGTGA